The window TTGCCATAGTCGTACCTGCGGCGCTCGAAATACGATAGCCCTAACGCGCCGCCTCGTTGTTGCCGGCGCCGGTGGATTTCGCCGCCGCGCGGACCCAACAAGGACTTTGAGCATGGCACAGACCGCACCACAACGGCAAATCCGCGCTGTTGACCGATAGGGGACGGGGTAACGAACATGGAATACTTGGGCACGCAGAGTGAGAGTGAAGAACCATGCTGAAGCTGCCGCGCGCACTTGCCGACGCGATCCGCCGCCACGCCGAGCGTGACTATCCCGAAGAATGCTGTGGCGTGCTGCTGGGACGGATGGAAAACGAAAATGGCGTGCGAAATGGTGACCGAGACGGCGCGCGGACCGTCGCCGAGGTTCTACCGTGCGCGAACGCAGTAGCCCGGCCAGCGAGCCACAACCGCTACGCCATCGCGCCGCACGAGTTGATCGCGGCACAGCGCGCGGCGCGCGAGCGCGGATTGGTCATCGCCGGCTTCTATCACTCGCATCCCGACCACGACGCCGCACCCTCGGCCACGGACACCGCGCAGGCGTATTGGCCCGAGTGCGTCTATGTGATCGTGAGCGTAGCGCAGGGCAAGGCGAGCGAGATGAATGCGTTCCTGCTGGCCGGCAACGGCGAAGCGCGTCTCCAGCCCGAGGCGATCGCGATCTCCGA is drawn from Acidobacteriota bacterium and contains these coding sequences:
- a CDS encoding M67 family metallopeptidase; translation: MLKLPRALADAIRRHAERDYPEECCGVLLGRMENENGVRNGDRDGARTVAEVLPCANAVARPASHNRYAIAPHELIAAQRAARERGLVIAGFYHSHPDHDAAPSATDTAQAYWPECVYVIVSVAQGKASEMNAFLLAGNGEARLQPEAIAISDRPDW